A stretch of Rhizobium sp. TH2 DNA encodes these proteins:
- the pmtA gene encoding phospholipid N-methyltransferase PmtA, whose amino-acid sequence MTMGLRQRLERKFDEEIRFFKGWQRDKKGVGALLPTSSVTARRMTDVIDPQSGLPVLELGAGTGVITKAILERGIAPQNIVSIEYAPHFYDLLRARFPEVDVRNGDVFELDNVLADRRAETFDCVISAVPMLSFPLDRRIDLMKNLLSRIPRGRPVVQITHGPLSPLPAMPDLYSITHFDFVVRNIPPAQLWIYRRN is encoded by the coding sequence ATGACAATGGGGTTGAGGCAGCGTCTGGAGCGGAAGTTCGACGAGGAGATCAGATTCTTCAAGGGTTGGCAGCGGGACAAGAAGGGGGTGGGCGCGCTATTGCCGACCTCTTCGGTAACGGCGCGGCGCATGACCGATGTGATCGACCCTCAATCGGGCTTGCCCGTGCTCGAACTCGGTGCTGGCACCGGCGTCATCACCAAGGCCATACTCGAACGCGGCATAGCACCACAGAACATCGTCTCGATCGAATACGCGCCGCATTTCTATGACCTGCTTCGGGCGCGGTTCCCCGAGGTCGATGTGCGCAATGGCGATGTCTTCGAGCTCGACAACGTACTCGCCGATCGCCGTGCGGAGACATTCGACTGCGTCATCTCAGCGGTGCCCATGCTAAGCTTTCCATTGGACCGCCGCATCGACTTGATGAAGAACCTGCTGTCGCGCATTCCACGCGGAAGACCAGTCGTCCAGATCACCCATGGCCCGCTGTCGCCGTTGCCGGCTATGCCCGATCTCTACTCGATCACGCATTTCGATTTTGTCGTGCGCAACATACCACCCGCGCAGCTCTGGATTTACCGTCGGAATTGA
- a CDS encoding DUF982 domain-containing protein, whose amino-acid sequence MNTTAWKPAITVEDSETGTRRTVRTVRQAQTVLHRNWPDTSGSRYRLAETTCEDALHGEAAPDDARKAFIAAAIEAHLHLS is encoded by the coding sequence ATGAACACAACAGCCTGGAAGCCCGCGATCACCGTAGAAGATAGCGAGACCGGAACCCGGCGGACGGTGAGAACCGTGCGGCAGGCGCAGACGGTGCTGCACCGCAATTGGCCCGACACGTCAGGCAGCCGCTACCGGCTGGCCGAGACGACTTGCGAGGACGCATTGCACGGCGAGGCGGCACCGGATGATGCCCGCAAGGCCTTCATCGCCGCTGCGATCGAGGCACACCTGCATCTGAGCTGA
- a CDS encoding L,D-transpeptidase yields the protein MTRTVLPEIIVRPAPGNPRRAIVQAGDLTFPAALGRGGRTSRKREGDGATPIADMRLLYGFFRKDQVKVPLGTTLPMTPIDKTMLWCDAPQDASYNRPARAPFKPSHEKMMRGDHLYDICLVMDWNMSSRSRNRGSAIFFHLAKPGYLPTEGCVAIKRRDMLRLLPLVGPETVVRVL from the coding sequence ATGACTCGCACCGTTCTCCCCGAAATCATCGTGCGACCGGCCCCCGGCAACCCGCGCCGGGCGATCGTGCAGGCAGGCGATCTGACATTCCCGGCGGCCCTCGGGCGAGGTGGCCGGACCAGCCGCAAGCGCGAGGGCGATGGCGCGACCCCGATCGCCGATATGCGCCTGCTCTACGGTTTCTTCCGCAAGGACCAGGTAAAGGTGCCGCTCGGCACGACGCTGCCGATGACGCCGATCGACAAGACGATGCTGTGGTGCGACGCGCCGCAGGACGCCAGTTACAACAGACCGGCACGTGCTCCTTTCAAGCCGAGCCACGAGAAGATGATGCGTGGGGATCATCTCTACGATATCTGCCTTGTCATGGACTGGAACATGTCCAGCCGCAGCCGCAATCGCGGTTCGGCGATCTTCTTCCATCTGGCCAAGCCGGGCTACCTGCCCACTGAGGGCTGCGTCGCCATCAAGCGCCGCGACATGCTGCGGTTGCTGCCGTTGGTCGGGCCGGAGACGGTGGTGCGCGTTCTCTAG
- a CDS encoding histidine phosphatase family protein, which translates to MPKRLILFRHAKSSWEHDVDDHDRPLAGRGIKTAPVMGTWLAANGLVPDLALVSTARRAQQTWALAGPEFGKPVKKQDSDAIYEATAENILAVIKSVKKAVGTLIVVGHNPGFEQLAMLLMKDEGGEAGARLREKFPTAAVAVLSFGGSWDDLGPHSCALEHFVTPKMLG; encoded by the coding sequence ATGCCCAAGCGACTGATCCTGTTTCGTCACGCGAAATCATCGTGGGAGCACGATGTCGATGATCACGATCGGCCGCTCGCCGGTCGCGGCATCAAGACAGCCCCCGTGATGGGCACGTGGCTTGCCGCGAACGGGCTTGTGCCGGATCTTGCGCTCGTTTCGACAGCACGGCGGGCGCAGCAGACATGGGCGCTCGCGGGCCCCGAATTCGGCAAGCCGGTGAAGAAGCAGGATAGCGATGCGATCTATGAAGCGACGGCCGAGAATATACTCGCTGTCATCAAGTCGGTGAAAAAAGCGGTCGGCACATTGATCGTCGTCGGCCACAATCCGGGCTTCGAGCAACTTGCCATGCTGCTGATGAAGGATGAGGGCGGCGAAGCGGGCGCGCGGCTGCGCGAAAAGTTCCCGACGGCAGCCGTCGCGGTTCTGTCATTCGGCGGAAGCTGGGACGATCTCGGCCCGCATTCCTGCGCGCTCGAACATTTCGTGACGCCGAAAATGCTCGGCTAG
- a CDS encoding formate dehydrogenase subunit delta: protein MQHNDKIVRMANQIATFFLSQPEATRVPGVSNHINKFWEPRMRRQFFEIVDNGGEGLLPLVMEASKQVNRPQAQAPAA from the coding sequence ATGCAGCATAACGACAAGATCGTCCGGATGGCGAACCAGATCGCGACCTTCTTCCTGTCGCAGCCCGAGGCCACGCGCGTTCCCGGCGTGTCGAACCACATCAACAAGTTCTGGGAACCGCGCATGCGGCGCCAGTTCTTCGAGATCGTCGATAATGGCGGTGAGGGCCTGCTGCCTCTGGTGATGGAAGCTTCGAAGCAGGTCAATAGGCCACAAGCCCAAGCGCCGGCAGCCTAA
- the leuC gene encoding 3-isopropylmalate dehydratase large subunit has translation MSAPRTLYDKIWDDHVVDQQDDGTCLLYIDRHLVHEVTSPQAFEGLRMTHRKVRAPEKTLAVVDHNVPTTLDRYEGIKNEESRIQVEALATNAAEFGVEYYSEHDKRQGIVHIVGPEQGFTLPGMTIVCGDSHTSTHGAFGALAHGIGTSEVEHVLATQTLIQKKAKNMLVRVDGQLPPHVTAKDIILAIIGEIGTAGGTGSVIEFAGEAIRALSMEGRMTVCNMTIEGGARAGLIAPDEKTFEYIKGRPRAPVGAQLEQAIEYWKTLHTDEGAHYDRVVVLNAAELPPIVSWGSSPEDVISVQGVVPNPDEITDENKRTSKWRALDYMGLKPGTPITDITLDRVFIGSCTNGRIEDLREVAKVVEGKTVASTVNAMIVPGSGLVKEQAEAEGLDKIFLAAGFEWREPGCSMCLAMNDDRLKPGERCASTSNRNFEGRQGFKGRTHLVSPAMAAAAAIAGHFVDIRDWQ, from the coding sequence ATGAGCGCACCCCGCACCCTTTATGACAAGATCTGGGACGATCACGTCGTCGATCAGCAGGACGATGGTACCTGTCTCCTCTACATCGATCGCCACCTGGTCCACGAAGTGACCAGCCCGCAGGCGTTCGAAGGCCTCCGCATGACCCACCGCAAGGTGCGTGCGCCCGAAAAGACGCTCGCTGTCGTCGACCATAACGTGCCGACCACGCTCGATCGCTACGAAGGCATCAAGAACGAGGAAAGCCGCATCCAGGTCGAGGCGCTCGCCACCAACGCGGCCGAGTTCGGCGTCGAATATTATTCCGAGCACGACAAGCGTCAGGGTATCGTCCACATCGTCGGTCCCGAGCAGGGCTTCACCCTGCCCGGCATGACCATCGTCTGCGGCGACAGCCACACCTCGACGCATGGCGCTTTCGGCGCGCTGGCGCATGGCATCGGCACGTCGGAGGTCGAGCATGTGCTCGCCACCCAGACGCTGATCCAGAAGAAGGCCAAGAACATGCTGGTGCGTGTCGACGGCCAACTGCCGCCGCATGTCACCGCCAAGGATATCATCCTCGCCATCATCGGCGAGATCGGCACCGCCGGCGGCACTGGCAGCGTTATCGAATTTGCCGGCGAGGCGATCCGCGCGCTTTCCATGGAAGGCCGCATGACCGTCTGCAACATGACGATCGAAGGCGGCGCCCGCGCCGGCCTCATCGCGCCCGACGAGAAGACCTTCGAATATATCAAGGGCCGTCCACGCGCGCCTGTTGGCGCCCAGCTCGAACAGGCGATCGAATACTGGAAGACGCTGCATACGGATGAAGGCGCGCATTACGATCGCGTCGTCGTGCTCAATGCCGCAGAACTGCCGCCGATCGTGTCCTGGGGTTCGTCACCGGAGGATGTTATCTCGGTTCAGGGCGTCGTGCCGAACCCGGACGAAATCACTGACGAGAACAAGCGGACATCCAAGTGGCGCGCGCTCGATTATATGGGCCTCAAGCCCGGCACGCCGATCACCGATATCACGCTCGATCGCGTCTTTATCGGTTCCTGCACCAATGGCCGCATCGAGGATCTGCGCGAAGTCGCCAAGGTCGTCGAAGGCAAGACCGTTGCCTCGACCGTCAACGCCATGATCGTGCCGGGTTCCGGTCTCGTCAAGGAGCAGGCGGAGGCCGAGGGCCTGGACAAGATTTTCCTCGCCGCCGGTTTCGAATGGCGCGAGCCGGGCTGCTCCATGTGCCTTGCGATGAACGACGATCGGCTGAAGCCGGGCGAGCGCTGCGCCTCGACCTCGAACCGCAATTTCGAGGGCCGCCAGGGCTTCAAGGGCCGCACACATCTCGTCTCGCCCGCCATGGCGGCGGCAGCGGCGATTGCCGGACACTTCGTCGATATCCGCGACTGGCAGTAA
- a CDS encoding aldo/keto reductase, translating into MSDQPHIQFHDGRSIPQVGLGVWQTPNETAITAVDAALKAGYRHVDTAAIYNNEQGVGEGIRKSGVDRKDIYLTTKLWNDDQGFDSTLRAFDKSLQRLGTDYVDLYLIHWPSPKRNKYRDTWKAFVRLQEEGRARSIGVSNFGAEHLEAIIGDTGVTPVLNQVELHPDFQQKELRAAHKRFGIQTESWSPLGQGILLANETVGEVARKLGRTPAQVIIRWHIQHGLVVIPKSVTPSRIVENFQVFDFELDASDLKALDSLDDAGGRIGPNPATAGF; encoded by the coding sequence ATGTCCGACCAACCGCATATTCAGTTCCATGACGGCCGTTCAATCCCGCAAGTGGGCCTCGGCGTCTGGCAGACCCCGAACGAGACGGCGATCACCGCCGTCGATGCCGCGCTCAAGGCCGGTTACCGGCATGTCGATACCGCCGCGATCTACAACAACGAGCAGGGTGTCGGCGAAGGCATTCGCAAGTCGGGCGTCGACCGCAAGGATATCTACCTCACCACCAAGCTGTGGAACGACGACCAGGGCTTCGACTCGACGCTCCGCGCCTTCGACAAGAGCTTGCAGAGGCTCGGCACCGACTATGTCGATCTCTACCTGATTCATTGGCCCTCGCCGAAGCGCAACAAATACCGCGACACATGGAAGGCTTTCGTGCGGCTGCAGGAAGAAGGCCGCGCGCGATCGATCGGTGTCTCAAACTTCGGCGCTGAGCACCTCGAAGCCATTATCGGCGACACTGGCGTGACCCCGGTGCTCAATCAGGTCGAACTGCATCCGGATTTCCAGCAGAAGGAATTGCGCGCTGCCCATAAGCGGTTCGGCATCCAAACCGAAAGCTGGAGCCCGCTCGGCCAGGGCATACTCCTGGCGAATGAAACCGTCGGTGAAGTCGCCCGCAAGCTCGGCAGGACGCCAGCGCAGGTGATCATTCGCTGGCATATCCAGCACGGCCTGGTGGTTATCCCGAAATCGGTGACGCCGAGCCGCATCGTCGAGAATTTCCAGGTCTTCGACTTCGAACTGGATGCCAGCGATCTCAAGGCACTCGACAGCCTGGACGATGCCGGCGGGCGCATCGGCCCGAACCCCGCAACGGCAGGGTTCTGA
- a CDS encoding class I SAM-dependent methyltransferase — translation MTGADKVFAGNIPAIYQRYMVPMIFDPYAQDLAGRLAVLRPGRVLEMAAGTGVVTRAIAEKLPETEIVATDLNQPMLDTAAELQRGQGKVTFRQADALALPFEDKSFDTVVCQFGVMFFPDKHQGYREAFRVLRPSGAYIFSVWDRISTNEFITVVNAALAARFSDDPPKFMERTPHGYHDVDAIAAAVREAGFSKVSVETVDKVSRANSALDAATGYCQGNPFRNEIEARAPGELQSITEAVASALAEQFGHGPIEGRIRAHVITATR, via the coding sequence ATGACTGGAGCAGACAAGGTCTTTGCGGGCAACATCCCCGCGATTTATCAACGCTACATGGTCCCCATGATTTTCGACCCCTATGCGCAGGACCTTGCGGGCCGGCTGGCGGTCCTTCGACCGGGCAGGGTCCTCGAAATGGCGGCAGGCACTGGCGTCGTGACCAGGGCGATCGCCGAGAAACTTCCCGAAACCGAGATCGTTGCCACCGACCTCAACCAGCCGATGCTGGATACCGCTGCCGAACTTCAGCGCGGACAGGGCAAGGTCACCTTCCGGCAAGCCGACGCGCTGGCGCTTCCCTTCGAAGACAAGAGTTTCGATACGGTAGTCTGCCAATTCGGGGTGATGTTCTTTCCGGACAAGCATCAGGGCTATCGCGAGGCGTTCCGGGTGCTGCGCCCCAGCGGCGCCTATATATTCTCCGTCTGGGACCGGATATCGACCAACGAATTCATAACGGTCGTCAATGCCGCCCTCGCCGCACGCTTTTCCGACGACCCGCCGAAATTCATGGAGCGGACGCCGCACGGCTACCATGATGTCGATGCGATAGCCGCAGCCGTCAGGGAGGCGGGTTTCTCCAAGGTTTCGGTCGAGACCGTCGACAAGGTGAGCCGCGCCAATTCCGCGCTCGACGCGGCGACCGGCTATTGCCAGGGCAATCCTTTCCGGAACGAGATCGAGGCGCGCGCACCCGGCGAGCTGCAATCGATTACGGAAGCCGTCGCCTCCGCCCTGGCCGAACAGTTCGGCCACGGCCCGATCGAAGGCCGGATTCGTGCGCATGTCATCACGGCGACGCGATAG